The Myxocyprinus asiaticus isolate MX2 ecotype Aquarium Trade chromosome 39, UBuf_Myxa_2, whole genome shotgun sequence genome window below encodes:
- the LOC127429572 gene encoding mRNA decay activator protein ZFP36L2-like: MSDTLGESLIRNLINLGLDDSFTRISRPFPPKSISSERLTDELIGWSGDNWCDKALRKPQYPFKPDRSMSLTDSCLKTKPHNVPPPPGFEPLPSNRFKTELCRSFQEHGSCKYGSKCQFAHGESELRGLYRHPKYKTQECRTFYQFGYCPYGPRCHFIHEERSPLAGVTAPGDQHPRLLRQCVSFAGFSGPRSSSPPSLYEPLSFNRAPSVSPPPADILSPVFTDSSREMFAFGRYLSGEINSSTPFPTEPQSRCVCGHGNNVQMKEERNKSFVAANLQRFPSEDSLSDRESYSSTGSSSGSESPTFDSSSGKRLSVFARMSVSD; the protein is encoded by the exons ATGTCCGATACGCTGGGCGAAAGTCTCATAAGG AATCTGATCAACTTGGGTTTAGATGACTCGTTCACTCGCATTTCCCGTCCATTTCCACCGAAGAGCATCAGCTCGGAGCGGCTCACCGACGAGCTCATCGGCTGGTCTGGGGACAACTGGTGCGACAAGGCGCTGAGGAAACCCCAGTATCCCTTCAAACCAGACCGATCCATGAGTCTGACTGACAGCTGTCTCAAGACGAAGCCCCACAACGTCCCTCCACCGCCCGGATTTGAACCTCTGCCCTCAAACCGATTCAAGACCGAACTGTGCCGAAGCTTTCAGGAGCACGGCAGCTGCAAATACGGCAGCAAATGTCAGTTTGCGCACGGCGAGAGTGAATTGCGAGGTCTTTACCGCCACCCGAAATACAAAACTCAGGAATGTCGCACTTTTTACCAGTTTGGATACTGTCCCTACGGACCCCGCTGTCACTTCATTCACGAGGAGAGAAGCCCTCTGGCCGGGGTAACTGCTCCTGGCGACCAGCACCCGCGTCTCCTCCGTCAATGTGTCAGCTTCGCCGGTTTCTCCGGACCTCGCAGTAGTTCTCCGCCGAGTTTATACGAGCCCCTGAGCTTCAACCGCGCGCCCTCGGTCTCCCCGCCCCCGGCTGACATCTTATCCCCCGTCTTCACCGACTCTTCCCGTGAAATGTTCGCCTTCGGTCGTTACTTAAGCGGAGAAATCAACAGCAGCACGCCCTTCCCGACAGAGCCTCAGTCACGGTGTGTCTGTGGACACGGAAATAACGTCCAGATGAAGGAAGAACGGAACAAAAGCTTCGTGGCGGCCAACCTGCAGCGCTTTCCCTCAGAAGATTCGCTGTCAGACCGCGAAAGTTACAGCAGCACCGGAAGCTCCAGCGGCTCCGAGTCTCCCACATTCGACAGCTCGAGCGGGAAGCGGCTGTCTGTGTTCGCGCGGATGTCTGTCTCCGACTAA